A region of Anopheles merus strain MAF chromosome 2R, AmerM5.1, whole genome shotgun sequence DNA encodes the following proteins:
- the LOC121587997 gene encoding sorting nexin-13-like isoform X6 gives MHRGHHLHHFHQRDHHTILDTSPVADRPPALHRQPSPGEERGGRGWRPFESIKIHTDKRQAAAGSTASSSGADHESDKHRRKDVGNVSIGEEVSVASTPLSSFKSYLTHPEVLLHRHETPPGSPKKKKILSGNKPIDQLIHTILDYVVRDFIDSWYTIVSDNREFSECNIRTSIESLILQICNRVRSVDLLPLMTTRLIDDLAKHTRFYRLATQEVTNSANSKSSSTTNATTATILDQQKRLKMHEKLSPQRRTLKVEGHRRNKSETDLTWQLGQAALQKNVANSRFYNVPVDEQSLGDPETMLLNAFFGFCDEYRSECLEPDALNEYFRRVSETVLYFVLPEEDFNCLALRTLLCNLLANSLLKPAFSTLAEPDFINLQIAKQFTKEPPAGEFLLKMIRQSTDLSELRACRQLITKEMDAKYKDSSCSAELASLKYTQKLIDLRISHLQNNKNDFGKTERDKASTSLPQLTLDDILRKELAVFYYLDYLSVLNLQKYVIFYLTAQEWKISTSQCYSEMQTNKSKLSREELLRSIRDKASSLYQEYLQPSSPNYLNIDPGLIEALNFRLNDPTIQPENTWFDSICKYIYEKQKNEEVFLNNFYQSVAYKQLLRELDFHNAHDPDMPSLDHLTVLGGLSGHSDSASDTNSGDIRFDETDDDEDGATTGTQPATTTTLSPPITVDIKEEHDVRAGTSVAKKPSPSSLFPTTVNTIKHARSHSDCTGMFAAINDLNIEQLRQSSDCSSNDSGSEATAVLSAPRRIPAPHLTDVSSVHEANHHHQQQGHHYHHHHHHHQYKHKLSARIINTAIHCEGHYAVYAIQVHVIEDNHHKSWHIYRRYSKFLELKKLLVKRFPALDRVPFPAKKAFQNTQRAVLEHRMEILNRFLAEICAKAELSEEMMAIIRNFLEPDTDDRKMHGGPVVKTIESLKSGMSKIRNMPDTLVGGISRMFVGKSALKERSFYDIQDIPTLELKQSEYPALASALNLLDEVFDLQNKSQWLRRGLINRLLGAPWVSHATNKRIVQGASSLLAPDKLEAILSSILNNVWPEGDRFNPTTPLREDSTRLRTKLAAKISLFALLSDDLKHVVGSVTCNSGLLNFFQMLQNKKLNTRLLLILFNRLLVVILQTESVTKHAQLLLNTPGGAGGTTNGTDEGAPTAATIRVGATAGLMSGARKPSRYS, from the exons ATGCACCGTGGCCACCATTTGCACCACTTCCACCAACGGGACCATCATACCATTCTAGATACGAGCCCGGTCGCCGATCGGCCGCCAGCACTGCACCGGCAGCCCTCGCCCGGGGAGGAACGGGGAGGCCGCGGCTGGAGACCGTTCGAGAGCATTAAGATACACACGGACAAGCGGCAGGCGGCAGCAGGGTCGACGGCGTCGTCTAGCGGAGCGGACCACGAATCGGACAAGCATCGAAGGAAAGATG TAGGAAACGTTTCCATCGGCGAAGAAGTGTCCGTCGCCTCAACGCCACTCTCCTCGTTCAAATCGTACCTCACCCATCCGGAGGTTCTGCTGCACCGGCACGAAACGCCGCCCGGCTcgccgaagaagaaaaagatccTGAGCGGCAACAAACCGATCGATCAGCTGATCCACACCATCCTCGACTACGTGGTGCGCGATTTCATCGACTCCTGGTACACGATCGTGTCGGACAATCGCGAGTTTTCCGAGTGCAACATACGCACCAGCATCGAATCGCTCATCCTGCAAATATGCAACCGCGTGCGATCGGTCGATCTGCTGCCGCTAATGACGACCCGACTGATCGACGATCTGGCCAAGCATACACGGTTCTATCGGCTCGCCACCCAGGAGGTGACAAACAGTGCCAACAGCAAAAGCTCCTCCACCACTaacgccaccaccgccaccatccTGGACCAGCAGAAGCGGCTGAAGATGCACGAGAAGCTGTCGCCGCAGCGCCGCACGCTGAAGGTGGAGGGCCACCGGCGCAACAAGAGCGAAACCGACCTGACCTGGCAGCTGGGCCAGGCCGCTCTGCAAAAGAACGTGGCCAACTCGCGGTTCTACAACGTCCCGGTGGATGAGCAATCGCTCGGCGATCCGGAAACGATGCTGCTGAACGCGTTCTTCGGCTTCTGCGACGAGTACCGCAGCGAGTGCCTGGAGCCGGACGCACTGAACGAGTACTTCCGGCGGGTGTCCGAGACGGTGCTGTACTTTGTGCTGCCGGAGGAGGACTTTAACTGTCTGGCGCTGCGCACGCTGCTGTGCAATCTGCTCGCGAACAGTTTGCTGAAGCCGGCGTTCAGCACGCTGGCCGAGCCGGACTTTATCAACCTGCAGATCGCGAAACAGTTCACGAAGGAGCCGCCGGCGGGCGAGTTTCTGCTGAAGATGATCCGCCAGTCGACGGATCTGTCGGAGCTGCGCGcctgccgccagctgattACCAAAGAGATGGACGCGAAGTACAAGGACAGCAGCTGCAGTGCGGAGCTGGCCAGTCTGAAGTACACCCAGAAGCTGATCGATCTGCGCATCAGCCATCTGCAGAACAACAAGAATG ACTTTGGCAAGACGGAGCGCGACAAAGCGTCCACCAGCCTGCCCCAGCTCACGCTGGACGATATACTGCGGAAGGAGCTGGCCGTGTTCTACTATCTGGACTATCTTAGTGTATTAAATCTGCAAAAGTATGTGATATTTTATCTCACCGCTCAAG AATGGAAAATTAGTACCAGCCAATGCTACTCCGAGATGCAGACGAATAAATCGAAGCTCAGTCGGGAGGAACTGCTCCGCAGCATTCGCGACAAGGCGAGCAGTCTGTACCAAGAG TATCTGCAACCCTCCTCGCCCAACTACCTGAACATCGATCCCGGGCTGATAGAGGCGCTGAACTTCCGGCTGAACGATCCCACCATCCAGCCGGAGAACACCTGGTTCGACTCGATCTGCAAGTACATCTACGAGAAGCAGAAGAACGAGGAAGTGTTCCTGAACAACTTCTACCAGAGTGTGGCCTACAAGCAGCTGCTGCGCGAGCTGGACTTTCACaacgcgcacgatccggacatGCCGTCGCTCGACCACCTGACCGTGCTGGGCGGACTGTCGGGCCACAGTGACAGTGCGAGCGACACGAACAGTGGCGACATACGCTTCGACGAGACGGACGACGATGAGGACGGTGCGACGACGGGCACGCAACctgctaccaccaccacgctATCGCCGCCCATCACGGTGGACATTAAGGAGGAGCACGATGTGCGGGCGGGCACCAGTGTCGCGAAGAAACCGTCCCCTTCCAGCCTGTTCCCGACCACCGTCAACACGATCAAGCACGCCCGCTCGCACAGCGACTGTACCGGGATGTTTGCCGCGATCAACGATCTCAACATCGAGCAGCTGCGCCAATCGTCCGACTGTTCCAGCAACGATTCGGGCAGTGAGGCAACGGCCGTGTTGTCTGCGCCCCGCCGCATCCCGGCACCCCATCTGACGGACGTGTCCTCTGTCCATGAAgcgaaccatcatcatcagcagcagggccatcattaccaccaccaccaccaccatcatcagtaCAAGCATAAGCTGTCCGCGCGCATCATCAACACGGCGATACACTGCGAGGGCCACTATGCGGTGTACGCGATCCAGGTGCACGTGATCGAGGATAATCACCACAAGAGCTGGCACATCTACCGGCGCTACTCGAAGTTTCTCGAGCTGAAGAAGCTGCTGGTGAAGCGGTTTCCCGCCCTCGACCGGGTCCCGTTCCCCGCGAAGAAAGCGTTCCAGAACACGCAGCGCGCCGTGCTGGAGCACCGGATGGAGATACTGAACCGGTTTTTGGCGGAAATCTGCGCGAAGGCCGAACTGTCCGAGGAGATGATGGCGATCATACGGAACTTTCTCGAGCCGGACACGGACGACCGGAAGATGCACGGTGGACCGGTGGTAAAGACG ATCGAGAGTCTCAAGTCGGGCATGAGCAAGATACGCAACATGCCCGACACGCTCGTCGGCGGCATCTCGCGCATGTTCGTTGGCAAGAGTGCGCTGAAGGAGCGCAGCTTCTACGACATCCAGGACATACCGACGCTCGAGCTGAAGCAGTCCGAGTATCCGGCCCTCGCCTCCGCTCTCAACCTGCTGGACGAGGTGTTTGATTTGCAGAACAAATCGCAATGGTTGCGCCGCGGGCTGATTAACCGGCTGCTCGGTGCACCGTGGGTTAGCCACGCAACGAACAAGCGCATCGTGCAGGGCGCTAGCAGTCTGCTGGCACCGGACAAGCTGGAGGCGATCCTTTCCTCGATAct CAACAACGTGTGGCCCGAGGGCGATCGCTTCAATCCAACCACACCGCTGCGCGAAGACAGTACCCGGTTGCGCACGAAGCTGGCGGCAAAGATTTCCCTATTTGCGCTCCTGTCGGACGATCTGAAGCATGTGGTCGGTTCGGTGACGTGCAACAGCGGGCTGCTCAACTTCTTCCAGATGCTGCAGAACAAGAAGCTAAATACACGCCTACTGCTCATCCTGTTCAACCGGT
- the LOC121587997 gene encoding sorting nexin-13-like isoform X1 yields the protein MEFKYASWIALSVAVSINLFGVFWVTTMVIGLVLFLLGFLTILYLQHSDLDKFLDSGLLENPLDEPKSLGLSIVCDPKPGNLLLISPNIKVQTESSRGAKAPHQPPGTGDPSGAAAGGHGTRRRNFLDAGIELLFKKREPRTGVGEQPAKANAITDHLMHRGHHLHHFHQRDHHTILDTSPVADRPPALHRQPSPGEERGGRGWRPFESIKIHTDKRQAAAGSTASSSGADHESDKHRRKDVGNVSIGEEVSVASTPLSSFKSYLTHPEVLLHRHETPPGSPKKKKILSGNKPIDQLIHTILDYVVRDFIDSWYTIVSDNREFSECNIRTSIESLILQICNRVRSVDLLPLMTTRLIDDLAKHTRFYRLATQEVTNSANSKSSSTTNATTATILDQQKRLKMHEKLSPQRRTLKVEGHRRNKSETDLTWQLGQAALQKNVANSRFYNVPVDEQSLGDPETMLLNAFFGFCDEYRSECLEPDALNEYFRRVSETVLYFVLPEEDFNCLALRTLLCNLLANSLLKPAFSTLAEPDFINLQIAKQFTKEPPAGEFLLKMIRQSTDLSELRACRQLITKEMDAKYKDSSCSAELASLKYTQKLIDLRISHLQNNKNDFGKTERDKASTSLPQLTLDDILRKELAVFYYLDYLSVLNLQKYVIFYLTAQEWKISTSQCYSEMQTNKSKLSREELLRSIRDKASSLYQEYLQPSSPNYLNIDPGLIEALNFRLNDPTIQPENTWFDSICKYIYEKQKNEEVFLNNFYQSVAYKQLLRELDFHNAHDPDMPSLDHLTVLGGLSGHSDSASDTNSGDIRFDETDDDEDGATTGTQPATTTTLSPPITVDIKEEHDVRAGTSVAKKPSPSSLFPTTVNTIKHARSHSDCTGMFAAINDLNIEQLRQSSDCSSNDSGSEATAVLSAPRRIPAPHLTDVSSVHEANHHHQQQGHHYHHHHHHHQYKHKLSARIINTAIHCEGHYAVYAIQVHVIEDNHHKSWHIYRRYSKFLELKKLLVKRFPALDRVPFPAKKAFQNTQRAVLEHRMEILNRFLAEICAKAELSEEMMAIIRNFLEPDTDDRKMHGGPVVKTIESLKSGMSKIRNMPDTLVGGISRMFVGKSALKERSFYDIQDIPTLELKQSEYPALASALNLLDEVFDLQNKSQWLRRGLINRLLGAPWVSHATNKRIVQGASSLLAPDKLEAILSSILNNVWPEGDRFNPTTPLREDSTRLRTKLAAKISLFALLSDDLKHVVGSVTCNSGLLNFFQMLQNKKLNTRLLLILFNRLLVVILQTESVTKHAQLLLNTPGGAGGTTNGTDEGAPTAATIRVGATAGLMSGARKPSRYS from the exons ATGGAATTTAAGTACGCCAGCTGGATCGCGCTCAGCGTCGCCGTGTCGATCAATCTGTTCGGAGTGTTCTGGGTCACGACCATGGTTATCGGTTTGGTGCTCTTCCTGCTCGG ATTTCTTACCATACTGTACTTACAACATAGCGATCTGGACAAATTCCTCGACAGTGGCCTACTGGAGAATCCGCTGGACGAACCAAAATCGCTCGGACTTAGTATCG TCTGTGACCCTAAGCCCGGTAATTTGCTACTCATTTCGCCCAACATCAAAGTGCAAACCGAATCGAGTCGAGGGGCAAAAGCGCCCCACCAGCCGCCCGGTACCGGTGATCCGTCCGGCGCCGCCGCCGGGGGCCACGGTACCCGCCGGCGCAACTTTCTCGATGCCGGAATCGAGCTGCTGTTTAAGAAGCGCGAACCACGAACCGGCGTCGGCGAGCAGCCAGCAAAAGCGAACGCAATCACGGACCACCTAATGCACCGTGGCCACCATTTGCACCACTTCCACCAACGGGACCATCATACCATTCTAGATACGAGCCCGGTCGCCGATCGGCCGCCAGCACTGCACCGGCAGCCCTCGCCCGGGGAGGAACGGGGAGGCCGCGGCTGGAGACCGTTCGAGAGCATTAAGATACACACGGACAAGCGGCAGGCGGCAGCAGGGTCGACGGCGTCGTCTAGCGGAGCGGACCACGAATCGGACAAGCATCGAAGGAAAGATG TAGGAAACGTTTCCATCGGCGAAGAAGTGTCCGTCGCCTCAACGCCACTCTCCTCGTTCAAATCGTACCTCACCCATCCGGAGGTTCTGCTGCACCGGCACGAAACGCCGCCCGGCTcgccgaagaagaaaaagatccTGAGCGGCAACAAACCGATCGATCAGCTGATCCACACCATCCTCGACTACGTGGTGCGCGATTTCATCGACTCCTGGTACACGATCGTGTCGGACAATCGCGAGTTTTCCGAGTGCAACATACGCACCAGCATCGAATCGCTCATCCTGCAAATATGCAACCGCGTGCGATCGGTCGATCTGCTGCCGCTAATGACGACCCGACTGATCGACGATCTGGCCAAGCATACACGGTTCTATCGGCTCGCCACCCAGGAGGTGACAAACAGTGCCAACAGCAAAAGCTCCTCCACCACTaacgccaccaccgccaccatccTGGACCAGCAGAAGCGGCTGAAGATGCACGAGAAGCTGTCGCCGCAGCGCCGCACGCTGAAGGTGGAGGGCCACCGGCGCAACAAGAGCGAAACCGACCTGACCTGGCAGCTGGGCCAGGCCGCTCTGCAAAAGAACGTGGCCAACTCGCGGTTCTACAACGTCCCGGTGGATGAGCAATCGCTCGGCGATCCGGAAACGATGCTGCTGAACGCGTTCTTCGGCTTCTGCGACGAGTACCGCAGCGAGTGCCTGGAGCCGGACGCACTGAACGAGTACTTCCGGCGGGTGTCCGAGACGGTGCTGTACTTTGTGCTGCCGGAGGAGGACTTTAACTGTCTGGCGCTGCGCACGCTGCTGTGCAATCTGCTCGCGAACAGTTTGCTGAAGCCGGCGTTCAGCACGCTGGCCGAGCCGGACTTTATCAACCTGCAGATCGCGAAACAGTTCACGAAGGAGCCGCCGGCGGGCGAGTTTCTGCTGAAGATGATCCGCCAGTCGACGGATCTGTCGGAGCTGCGCGcctgccgccagctgattACCAAAGAGATGGACGCGAAGTACAAGGACAGCAGCTGCAGTGCGGAGCTGGCCAGTCTGAAGTACACCCAGAAGCTGATCGATCTGCGCATCAGCCATCTGCAGAACAACAAGAATG ACTTTGGCAAGACGGAGCGCGACAAAGCGTCCACCAGCCTGCCCCAGCTCACGCTGGACGATATACTGCGGAAGGAGCTGGCCGTGTTCTACTATCTGGACTATCTTAGTGTATTAAATCTGCAAAAGTATGTGATATTTTATCTCACCGCTCAAG AATGGAAAATTAGTACCAGCCAATGCTACTCCGAGATGCAGACGAATAAATCGAAGCTCAGTCGGGAGGAACTGCTCCGCAGCATTCGCGACAAGGCGAGCAGTCTGTACCAAGAG TATCTGCAACCCTCCTCGCCCAACTACCTGAACATCGATCCCGGGCTGATAGAGGCGCTGAACTTCCGGCTGAACGATCCCACCATCCAGCCGGAGAACACCTGGTTCGACTCGATCTGCAAGTACATCTACGAGAAGCAGAAGAACGAGGAAGTGTTCCTGAACAACTTCTACCAGAGTGTGGCCTACAAGCAGCTGCTGCGCGAGCTGGACTTTCACaacgcgcacgatccggacatGCCGTCGCTCGACCACCTGACCGTGCTGGGCGGACTGTCGGGCCACAGTGACAGTGCGAGCGACACGAACAGTGGCGACATACGCTTCGACGAGACGGACGACGATGAGGACGGTGCGACGACGGGCACGCAACctgctaccaccaccacgctATCGCCGCCCATCACGGTGGACATTAAGGAGGAGCACGATGTGCGGGCGGGCACCAGTGTCGCGAAGAAACCGTCCCCTTCCAGCCTGTTCCCGACCACCGTCAACACGATCAAGCACGCCCGCTCGCACAGCGACTGTACCGGGATGTTTGCCGCGATCAACGATCTCAACATCGAGCAGCTGCGCCAATCGTCCGACTGTTCCAGCAACGATTCGGGCAGTGAGGCAACGGCCGTGTTGTCTGCGCCCCGCCGCATCCCGGCACCCCATCTGACGGACGTGTCCTCTGTCCATGAAgcgaaccatcatcatcagcagcagggccatcattaccaccaccaccaccaccatcatcagtaCAAGCATAAGCTGTCCGCGCGCATCATCAACACGGCGATACACTGCGAGGGCCACTATGCGGTGTACGCGATCCAGGTGCACGTGATCGAGGATAATCACCACAAGAGCTGGCACATCTACCGGCGCTACTCGAAGTTTCTCGAGCTGAAGAAGCTGCTGGTGAAGCGGTTTCCCGCCCTCGACCGGGTCCCGTTCCCCGCGAAGAAAGCGTTCCAGAACACGCAGCGCGCCGTGCTGGAGCACCGGATGGAGATACTGAACCGGTTTTTGGCGGAAATCTGCGCGAAGGCCGAACTGTCCGAGGAGATGATGGCGATCATACGGAACTTTCTCGAGCCGGACACGGACGACCGGAAGATGCACGGTGGACCGGTGGTAAAGACG ATCGAGAGTCTCAAGTCGGGCATGAGCAAGATACGCAACATGCCCGACACGCTCGTCGGCGGCATCTCGCGCATGTTCGTTGGCAAGAGTGCGCTGAAGGAGCGCAGCTTCTACGACATCCAGGACATACCGACGCTCGAGCTGAAGCAGTCCGAGTATCCGGCCCTCGCCTCCGCTCTCAACCTGCTGGACGAGGTGTTTGATTTGCAGAACAAATCGCAATGGTTGCGCCGCGGGCTGATTAACCGGCTGCTCGGTGCACCGTGGGTTAGCCACGCAACGAACAAGCGCATCGTGCAGGGCGCTAGCAGTCTGCTGGCACCGGACAAGCTGGAGGCGATCCTTTCCTCGATAct CAACAACGTGTGGCCCGAGGGCGATCGCTTCAATCCAACCACACCGCTGCGCGAAGACAGTACCCGGTTGCGCACGAAGCTGGCGGCAAAGATTTCCCTATTTGCGCTCCTGTCGGACGATCTGAAGCATGTGGTCGGTTCGGTGACGTGCAACAGCGGGCTGCTCAACTTCTTCCAGATGCTGCAGAACAAGAAGCTAAATACACGCCTACTGCTCATCCTGTTCAACCGGT
- the LOC121587997 gene encoding sorting nexin-13-like isoform X2 yields the protein MEFKYASWIALSVAVSINLFGVFWVTTMVIGLVLFLLGFLTILYLQHSDLDKFLDSGLLENPLDEPKSLGLSIVQTESSRGAKAPHQPPGTGDPSGAAAGGHGTRRRNFLDAGIELLFKKREPRTGVGEQPAKANAITDHLMHRGHHLHHFHQRDHHTILDTSPVADRPPALHRQPSPGEERGGRGWRPFESIKIHTDKRQAAAGSTASSSGADHESDKHRRKDVGNVSIGEEVSVASTPLSSFKSYLTHPEVLLHRHETPPGSPKKKKILSGNKPIDQLIHTILDYVVRDFIDSWYTIVSDNREFSECNIRTSIESLILQICNRVRSVDLLPLMTTRLIDDLAKHTRFYRLATQEVTNSANSKSSSTTNATTATILDQQKRLKMHEKLSPQRRTLKVEGHRRNKSETDLTWQLGQAALQKNVANSRFYNVPVDEQSLGDPETMLLNAFFGFCDEYRSECLEPDALNEYFRRVSETVLYFVLPEEDFNCLALRTLLCNLLANSLLKPAFSTLAEPDFINLQIAKQFTKEPPAGEFLLKMIRQSTDLSELRACRQLITKEMDAKYKDSSCSAELASLKYTQKLIDLRISHLQNNKNDFGKTERDKASTSLPQLTLDDILRKELAVFYYLDYLSVLNLQKYVIFYLTAQEWKISTSQCYSEMQTNKSKLSREELLRSIRDKASSLYQEYLQPSSPNYLNIDPGLIEALNFRLNDPTIQPENTWFDSICKYIYEKQKNEEVFLNNFYQSVAYKQLLRELDFHNAHDPDMPSLDHLTVLGGLSGHSDSASDTNSGDIRFDETDDDEDGATTGTQPATTTTLSPPITVDIKEEHDVRAGTSVAKKPSPSSLFPTTVNTIKHARSHSDCTGMFAAINDLNIEQLRQSSDCSSNDSGSEATAVLSAPRRIPAPHLTDVSSVHEANHHHQQQGHHYHHHHHHHQYKHKLSARIINTAIHCEGHYAVYAIQVHVIEDNHHKSWHIYRRYSKFLELKKLLVKRFPALDRVPFPAKKAFQNTQRAVLEHRMEILNRFLAEICAKAELSEEMMAIIRNFLEPDTDDRKMHGGPVVKTIESLKSGMSKIRNMPDTLVGGISRMFVGKSALKERSFYDIQDIPTLELKQSEYPALASALNLLDEVFDLQNKSQWLRRGLINRLLGAPWVSHATNKRIVQGASSLLAPDKLEAILSSILNNVWPEGDRFNPTTPLREDSTRLRTKLAAKISLFALLSDDLKHVVGSVTCNSGLLNFFQMLQNKKLNTRLLLILFNRLLVVILQTESVTKHAQLLLNTPGGAGGTTNGTDEGAPTAATIRVGATAGLMSGARKPSRYS from the exons ATGGAATTTAAGTACGCCAGCTGGATCGCGCTCAGCGTCGCCGTGTCGATCAATCTGTTCGGAGTGTTCTGGGTCACGACCATGGTTATCGGTTTGGTGCTCTTCCTGCTCGG ATTTCTTACCATACTGTACTTACAACATAGCGATCTGGACAAATTCCTCGACAGTGGCCTACTGGAGAATCCGCTGGACGAACCAAAATCGCTCGGACTTAGTATCG TGCAAACCGAATCGAGTCGAGGGGCAAAAGCGCCCCACCAGCCGCCCGGTACCGGTGATCCGTCCGGCGCCGCCGCCGGGGGCCACGGTACCCGCCGGCGCAACTTTCTCGATGCCGGAATCGAGCTGCTGTTTAAGAAGCGCGAACCACGAACCGGCGTCGGCGAGCAGCCAGCAAAAGCGAACGCAATCACGGACCACCTAATGCACCGTGGCCACCATTTGCACCACTTCCACCAACGGGACCATCATACCATTCTAGATACGAGCCCGGTCGCCGATCGGCCGCCAGCACTGCACCGGCAGCCCTCGCCCGGGGAGGAACGGGGAGGCCGCGGCTGGAGACCGTTCGAGAGCATTAAGATACACACGGACAAGCGGCAGGCGGCAGCAGGGTCGACGGCGTCGTCTAGCGGAGCGGACCACGAATCGGACAAGCATCGAAGGAAAGATG TAGGAAACGTTTCCATCGGCGAAGAAGTGTCCGTCGCCTCAACGCCACTCTCCTCGTTCAAATCGTACCTCACCCATCCGGAGGTTCTGCTGCACCGGCACGAAACGCCGCCCGGCTcgccgaagaagaaaaagatccTGAGCGGCAACAAACCGATCGATCAGCTGATCCACACCATCCTCGACTACGTGGTGCGCGATTTCATCGACTCCTGGTACACGATCGTGTCGGACAATCGCGAGTTTTCCGAGTGCAACATACGCACCAGCATCGAATCGCTCATCCTGCAAATATGCAACCGCGTGCGATCGGTCGATCTGCTGCCGCTAATGACGACCCGACTGATCGACGATCTGGCCAAGCATACACGGTTCTATCGGCTCGCCACCCAGGAGGTGACAAACAGTGCCAACAGCAAAAGCTCCTCCACCACTaacgccaccaccgccaccatccTGGACCAGCAGAAGCGGCTGAAGATGCACGAGAAGCTGTCGCCGCAGCGCCGCACGCTGAAGGTGGAGGGCCACCGGCGCAACAAGAGCGAAACCGACCTGACCTGGCAGCTGGGCCAGGCCGCTCTGCAAAAGAACGTGGCCAACTCGCGGTTCTACAACGTCCCGGTGGATGAGCAATCGCTCGGCGATCCGGAAACGATGCTGCTGAACGCGTTCTTCGGCTTCTGCGACGAGTACCGCAGCGAGTGCCTGGAGCCGGACGCACTGAACGAGTACTTCCGGCGGGTGTCCGAGACGGTGCTGTACTTTGTGCTGCCGGAGGAGGACTTTAACTGTCTGGCGCTGCGCACGCTGCTGTGCAATCTGCTCGCGAACAGTTTGCTGAAGCCGGCGTTCAGCACGCTGGCCGAGCCGGACTTTATCAACCTGCAGATCGCGAAACAGTTCACGAAGGAGCCGCCGGCGGGCGAGTTTCTGCTGAAGATGATCCGCCAGTCGACGGATCTGTCGGAGCTGCGCGcctgccgccagctgattACCAAAGAGATGGACGCGAAGTACAAGGACAGCAGCTGCAGTGCGGAGCTGGCCAGTCTGAAGTACACCCAGAAGCTGATCGATCTGCGCATCAGCCATCTGCAGAACAACAAGAATG ACTTTGGCAAGACGGAGCGCGACAAAGCGTCCACCAGCCTGCCCCAGCTCACGCTGGACGATATACTGCGGAAGGAGCTGGCCGTGTTCTACTATCTGGACTATCTTAGTGTATTAAATCTGCAAAAGTATGTGATATTTTATCTCACCGCTCAAG AATGGAAAATTAGTACCAGCCAATGCTACTCCGAGATGCAGACGAATAAATCGAAGCTCAGTCGGGAGGAACTGCTCCGCAGCATTCGCGACAAGGCGAGCAGTCTGTACCAAGAG TATCTGCAACCCTCCTCGCCCAACTACCTGAACATCGATCCCGGGCTGATAGAGGCGCTGAACTTCCGGCTGAACGATCCCACCATCCAGCCGGAGAACACCTGGTTCGACTCGATCTGCAAGTACATCTACGAGAAGCAGAAGAACGAGGAAGTGTTCCTGAACAACTTCTACCAGAGTGTGGCCTACAAGCAGCTGCTGCGCGAGCTGGACTTTCACaacgcgcacgatccggacatGCCGTCGCTCGACCACCTGACCGTGCTGGGCGGACTGTCGGGCCACAGTGACAGTGCGAGCGACACGAACAGTGGCGACATACGCTTCGACGAGACGGACGACGATGAGGACGGTGCGACGACGGGCACGCAACctgctaccaccaccacgctATCGCCGCCCATCACGGTGGACATTAAGGAGGAGCACGATGTGCGGGCGGGCACCAGTGTCGCGAAGAAACCGTCCCCTTCCAGCCTGTTCCCGACCACCGTCAACACGATCAAGCACGCCCGCTCGCACAGCGACTGTACCGGGATGTTTGCCGCGATCAACGATCTCAACATCGAGCAGCTGCGCCAATCGTCCGACTGTTCCAGCAACGATTCGGGCAGTGAGGCAACGGCCGTGTTGTCTGCGCCCCGCCGCATCCCGGCACCCCATCTGACGGACGTGTCCTCTGTCCATGAAgcgaaccatcatcatcagcagcagggccatcattaccaccaccaccaccaccatcatcagtaCAAGCATAAGCTGTCCGCGCGCATCATCAACACGGCGATACACTGCGAGGGCCACTATGCGGTGTACGCGATCCAGGTGCACGTGATCGAGGATAATCACCACAAGAGCTGGCACATCTACCGGCGCTACTCGAAGTTTCTCGAGCTGAAGAAGCTGCTGGTGAAGCGGTTTCCCGCCCTCGACCGGGTCCCGTTCCCCGCGAAGAAAGCGTTCCAGAACACGCAGCGCGCCGTGCTGGAGCACCGGATGGAGATACTGAACCGGTTTTTGGCGGAAATCTGCGCGAAGGCCGAACTGTCCGAGGAGATGATGGCGATCATACGGAACTTTCTCGAGCCGGACACGGACGACCGGAAGATGCACGGTGGACCGGTGGTAAAGACG ATCGAGAGTCTCAAGTCGGGCATGAGCAAGATACGCAACATGCCCGACACGCTCGTCGGCGGCATCTCGCGCATGTTCGTTGGCAAGAGTGCGCTGAAGGAGCGCAGCTTCTACGACATCCAGGACATACCGACGCTCGAGCTGAAGCAGTCCGAGTATCCGGCCCTCGCCTCCGCTCTCAACCTGCTGGACGAGGTGTTTGATTTGCAGAACAAATCGCAATGGTTGCGCCGCGGGCTGATTAACCGGCTGCTCGGTGCACCGTGGGTTAGCCACGCAACGAACAAGCGCATCGTGCAGGGCGCTAGCAGTCTGCTGGCACCGGACAAGCTGGAGGCGATCCTTTCCTCGATAct CAACAACGTGTGGCCCGAGGGCGATCGCTTCAATCCAACCACACCGCTGCGCGAAGACAGTACCCGGTTGCGCACGAAGCTGGCGGCAAAGATTTCCCTATTTGCGCTCCTGTCGGACGATCTGAAGCATGTGGTCGGTTCGGTGACGTGCAACAGCGGGCTGCTCAACTTCTTCCAGATGCTGCAGAACAAGAAGCTAAATACACGCCTACTGCTCATCCTGTTCAACCGGT